Proteins co-encoded in one Novosphingobium sp. PP1Y genomic window:
- a CDS encoding polyhydroxyalkanoate depolymerase has translation MLYNMYELQRTMLGGAAAWASVGAEMLTNPSLPLGYTGLGPIMASALEVFAHAASPRGKPDFDIETVKVGDDVYPVTEAIVLHRPFGNLLRFDHPGLPENAPKLLVVAPMSGHYATLLRGTVARMLETCEVYITDWADAKMVPASAGRFDLDDYIDYLVDFLHHIGPGTHMLAVCQPSVPAYAAAAIMGAKKDPCRPATLTMMGGPIDTREAPTSVNDVAMQQPLSWFEHNVIADVPLTYPGSGRRVYPGFLQLTGFMAMNLGSHMMSHYGMFKHLVEGDGESAAATKAFYDEYRSVCDMTADFYLQTIEHVFQNHSLPKGEFVHRGERIDLGGIRDTALLAVEGENDDISGIGQTKAALHLATHLPEERKKYYLAEEVGHYGIFNGSKWRNRIAPVLEDWIKRHQKTALKVVA, from the coding sequence TTGCTTTACAACATGTATGAATTGCAGCGCACCATGCTTGGTGGCGCAGCGGCATGGGCATCGGTCGGTGCCGAGATGCTAACCAACCCGAGCCTTCCCCTGGGCTATACCGGTCTCGGCCCGATCATGGCATCGGCGCTCGAAGTCTTCGCCCACGCGGCCTCTCCGCGCGGCAAGCCCGATTTCGACATCGAGACCGTGAAGGTCGGCGATGACGTCTACCCCGTCACAGAAGCGATCGTGCTCCATCGCCCGTTCGGCAACCTGCTGCGCTTCGATCACCCCGGCCTGCCCGAGAATGCTCCCAAGCTGCTGGTTGTCGCCCCCATGAGCGGGCACTACGCCACACTCCTGCGCGGCACCGTCGCGCGCATGCTGGAAACCTGCGAAGTCTACATCACCGACTGGGCCGACGCGAAGATGGTGCCGGCCTCTGCCGGTCGCTTCGACCTCGACGACTACATCGACTACCTCGTCGACTTCCTCCATCACATCGGCCCGGGCACACACATGCTGGCCGTGTGCCAGCCCTCGGTGCCTGCCTATGCCGCAGCCGCGATCATGGGTGCCAAGAAGGATCCCTGCCGCCCCGCGACGCTCACGATGATGGGCGGCCCGATCGACACCCGCGAAGCGCCCACCAGCGTGAACGACGTCGCGATGCAGCAGCCGCTCTCGTGGTTCGAGCACAACGTCATCGCCGATGTCCCGCTGACCTATCCGGGCAGCGGCCGCCGTGTCTATCCGGGTTTCCTGCAACTTACCGGCTTCATGGCGATGAACCTGGGCAGCCACATGATGAGCCACTACGGAATGTTCAAGCACCTCGTCGAAGGCGACGGGGAAAGCGCGGCTGCCACCAAGGCCTTCTACGACGAATATCGCTCGGTGTGCGACATGACCGCGGACTTCTACCTCCAGACGATCGAGCACGTGTTCCAGAACCATTCGTTGCCCAAGGGCGAATTCGTCCACCGCGGCGAGCGGATCGACCTGGGCGGGATCCGCGACACGGCGCTGCTCGCGGTCGAAGGCGAGAACGACGACATCTCGGGCATCGGCCAGACCAAAGCTGCCCTGCACCTTGCCACGCACCTGCCGGAAGAGCGCAAGAAGTACTATCTCGCCGAGGAAGTGGGCCACTACGGTATCTTCAACGGCAGCAAGTGGCGCAACCGCATCGCGCCGGTCTTGGAAGACTGGATCAAGCGGCACCAGAAGACCGCCCTCAAGGTGGTCGCCTGA
- the rpmG gene encoding 50S ribosomal protein L33 has protein sequence MAKPATVKIRLVSTADTGFFYVTKKNPRNTTEKMSFRKYDPVARKHVEFKEAKIK, from the coding sequence ATGGCGAAGCCCGCAACTGTCAAGATTCGGCTGGTTTCCACCGCCGACACCGGATTTTTCTACGTCACCAAGAAGAATCCCCGGAACACGACCGAGAAGATGAGCTTTCGCAAGTACGATCCCGTCGCGCGCAAGCACGTCGAGTTCAAGGAAGCCAAGATCAAGTAA
- a CDS encoding XdhC family protein — translation MDGQIDNADWPLFGWVDDVRPALAQASDAGRPVVLATLYRVEGSAPRGPGAQMVFDGSAASGYFSGDCIEGDVASHAARVLTDGEPRHLHYGAGSPWIDIRLRCGGALHILLERISPDDEALHELLRHAAERRSCQWHSDGSMRRVSAQDGALLSLTDQPFSLARRYDPPRRLIVSGGDPGALAAARLGALAQFETYLVRPDGPSSPPPFPVAGYLREAPMQALESLGVDRWTAYLGATHEDHHDLGGCLAALRGSAGYVGMVGAKSRAAGRLAALEAAGATRQELDALHFSPGITGLGKSPWEVATGIIAEIMQALNPAKERA, via the coding sequence ATGGACGGGCAAATCGACAACGCTGACTGGCCACTGTTCGGGTGGGTCGACGATGTGCGCCCCGCTCTGGCGCAAGCATCCGATGCCGGTCGGCCCGTCGTGCTGGCCACCCTGTACCGCGTCGAAGGCAGCGCCCCGCGTGGCCCGGGCGCACAGATGGTGTTCGATGGCTCTGCGGCAAGCGGCTATTTCTCCGGAGACTGCATCGAGGGCGACGTCGCCAGCCACGCAGCGCGCGTCCTGACCGACGGTGAACCGCGACACCTGCACTACGGCGCCGGCAGCCCGTGGATCGACATCCGCCTGCGCTGCGGCGGTGCATTGCATATCCTGCTCGAGCGCATCTCGCCAGACGACGAAGCCTTGCATGAACTGCTGCGCCACGCGGCCGAGCGCCGGTCCTGCCAGTGGCACAGCGACGGCTCCATGCGCCGCGTCTCGGCGCAGGACGGGGCGCTGCTGAGCCTGACCGACCAGCCATTCTCGCTTGCACGCCGCTACGATCCGCCCCGCCGGCTGATCGTCTCCGGGGGCGATCCCGGTGCGCTGGCGGCGGCGCGGCTCGGTGCTCTTGCCCAGTTCGAAACCTATCTCGTGCGACCGGACGGCCCATCCTCCCCGCCGCCGTTCCCGGTGGCCGGATACCTGCGGGAAGCGCCGATGCAGGCGCTCGAGAGCCTTGGTGTCGATCGCTGGACTGCCTATCTCGGAGCGACGCACGAAGATCACCACGACCTCGGCGGGTGCCTCGCGGCCCTGCGCGGTTCGGCAGGCTATGTCGGCATGGTCGGTGCAAAATCGCGCGCGGCCGGGCGCCTGGCCGCTCTCGAAGCTGCCGGTGCGACGCGACAGGAACTGGACGCGCTGCACTTCTCTCCGGGCATCACGGGTCTTGGCAAGTCGCCATGGGAAGTCGCCACCGGCATCATCGCCGAGATTATGCAGGCGCTCAATCCGGCGAAGGAACGCGCATGA
- the ppk2 gene encoding polyphosphate kinase 2, with protein sequence MGKKQKDKLGRKAYDKLLEPMEEELVGMARWAAATGARILVLFEGRDTAGKGGAINAIAAKLNPRQVHVIALSAPSEREQGQWYFQRYVPHLPARGEIVLFDRSWYNRAGVEKVMGYATEPQVQAFLRDAPVFERMLVEDGILLFKYWLTCDQERQEERLFERLEDPLKRWKLSPVDLAARLKYEDYTKARAQMLKATHTRHAPWTLVDFNDQHRGRLTLIRDLLDRLPDTRVDPAPLEMEPLDHKPLKEKFDVLEPIRPFPEE encoded by the coding sequence ATGGGCAAGAAGCAGAAGGACAAGCTGGGTCGCAAGGCCTACGACAAGCTGCTCGAGCCCATGGAAGAGGAACTGGTCGGCATGGCCCGCTGGGCCGCCGCCACCGGCGCGCGCATCCTGGTCCTGTTCGAAGGCCGGGATACGGCAGGGAAGGGCGGGGCGATCAACGCCATCGCCGCCAAGCTCAATCCCCGTCAGGTTCACGTCATCGCCCTGTCCGCGCCCAGTGAGCGTGAGCAGGGCCAGTGGTACTTCCAGCGTTACGTCCCGCACCTGCCGGCCCGGGGCGAAATCGTCCTGTTCGACCGCAGCTGGTACAACCGCGCGGGGGTCGAGAAAGTCATGGGCTATGCGACCGAGCCGCAGGTGCAGGCCTTCCTGCGCGATGCCCCGGTCTTCGAAAGGATGTTGGTCGAGGATGGCATCCTCCTGTTCAAGTACTGGCTGACCTGCGACCAGGAGCGGCAGGAGGAACGCCTGTTCGAGCGTCTCGAGGATCCGCTCAAGCGCTGGAAGCTCTCGCCCGTCGATCTGGCGGCCCGGCTCAAGTACGAAGACTACACGAAGGCCCGGGCGCAGATGCTCAAGGCGACCCATACGCGCCATGCGCCCTGGACGCTGGTAGACTTCAACGACCAGCACCGGGGGCGACTCACCCTGATTCGCGACTTGCTCGATCGGCTTCCCGATACCCGCGTCGATCCGGCGCCGCTGGAGATGGAACCGCTCGATCACAAGCCGCTGAAAGAGAAATTCGACGTTCTTGAGCCGATCCGGCCCTTTCCGGAGGAGTGA
- a CDS encoding undecaprenyl-diphosphate phosphatase, protein MDLTLTAILLGIVEGLTEFLPVSSTGHLILATELFGYDAAQWATFNIVIQLGAILAVIVQFWRTFWAVGMGLLKLEPVSIRFVRNVLLAFLPSAVLGLLLKDWIEGLLGQPSIVGWALIVGGIAILVIEKVAKQGPLTGVSELSMKTCVGVGLAQCLAMVPGVSRSGATIMGALAMGVERRTAAEFSFFLAVPTMMGATTLELLGAREQLMAGTGPVGWGEIAVGFVVSFIVALVVIKAFMAFVSRSGFSPFAWYRIAAGSLALYLLT, encoded by the coding sequence ATGGACCTGACCCTTACTGCAATTCTTCTCGGCATCGTCGAGGGACTCACCGAGTTTCTGCCGGTCTCGTCGACTGGCCATCTCATCCTCGCCACCGAACTGTTCGGATACGATGCCGCCCAATGGGCGACCTTCAACATCGTCATCCAGCTGGGCGCAATCCTTGCCGTGATCGTGCAGTTCTGGCGTACGTTCTGGGCCGTGGGCATGGGCCTGCTCAAGCTTGAGCCGGTATCGATCCGCTTCGTGCGTAACGTGCTGCTGGCCTTCCTGCCCTCTGCCGTTCTCGGTCTGCTGCTCAAGGACTGGATCGAAGGTCTGCTCGGTCAGCCCAGCATCGTGGGCTGGGCGCTGATTGTCGGCGGTATCGCCATTCTCGTCATCGAGAAAGTCGCGAAGCAGGGGCCGTTGACCGGCGTATCCGAGCTTTCGATGAAGACCTGCGTGGGTGTGGGGCTGGCCCAGTGCCTGGCCATGGTGCCCGGCGTCAGCCGGTCCGGCGCGACGATCATGGGCGCGCTGGCGATGGGCGTGGAGCGCCGTACCGCGGCCGAGTTCAGCTTCTTCCTGGCGGTGCCCACGATGATGGGCGCAACCACGCTGGAACTGCTGGGCGCGCGCGAGCAGCTCATGGCAGGCACCGGTCCTGTCGGCTGGGGAGAGATCGCGGTGGGCTTCGTCGTGTCCTTCATCGTCGCCCTGGTGGTGATCAAGGCGTTCATGGCCTTCGTCAGCCGTTCGGGCTTCTCGCCTTTCGCGTGGTATCGCATCGCTGCCGGTTCTCTGGCACTCTACCTGCTGACATAG
- a CDS encoding ABC transporter transmembrane domain-containing protein has protein sequence MDANPGQTPTPQSEASTTGEESPRRKSLGPLRMVWRELFHYPGRMVVAGCALITTATSTLAIPYGFRQIIDQGFAEGADPTAIRKWFIALLCIVAVLAVATAIRFYSVSWLGERVVADIRLRVQRHLLSLSPSFFEENSPKEIASRMTADTAIIEQIVGTTVSVALRNAIMAIGGVAYLFALAPTLTIGLIVAIPLVILPIATFGRRLRAVSRTSQDRVADIGAMTSEVFGALRVVQAFNQEGREMGRFGEAVERTFETGKRRITIRAIMTAVIMFLIFGSITVIMWRGAVGVAEGTITGGTIAAFVVTAGIVAGAFGSLTEVYGDLVRGAGAASRLAELLGERPAISPPARPQAMPSPARGKLAFESVTFRYPTRPEQAALKDFSLTVDPGETVAIVGPSGAGKSTLFQLAERFYDPQSGSIKIDGVQLTSADPAEIRQRIALVPQEGVLFAASARDNLRYGNWAADDEAIWQAARAANAEQFLKDLPQGLDTFLGEDGARLSGGQRQRIAIARALLRESPILLLDEATSALDAESERLVQDALDRLMQSRTTLVIAHRLATVRQADRIIVMDGGRIVEQGTHDTLSAAGGLYARLASLQFDMRPDQRSTLDA, from the coding sequence ATGGACGCCAATCCGGGCCAGACCCCAACGCCGCAGAGTGAAGCCTCGACGACAGGCGAAGAGTCGCCGCGTCGCAAGAGCCTGGGTCCGCTGCGCATGGTCTGGCGCGAGCTGTTCCACTATCCCGGGCGCATGGTGGTGGCCGGTTGCGCGCTGATCACCACGGCGACTTCCACGCTCGCCATTCCGTACGGATTCCGTCAGATTATCGACCAGGGCTTCGCCGAGGGCGCGGACCCGACGGCGATCCGCAAGTGGTTCATCGCCCTGCTGTGCATCGTCGCGGTGCTCGCAGTCGCCACGGCGATCCGTTTCTACAGCGTTTCGTGGCTGGGCGAGCGTGTCGTCGCCGACATCCGCCTGCGTGTCCAGCGCCACCTGCTGTCGCTTTCGCCCAGCTTCTTCGAGGAAAACAGCCCGAAGGAGATCGCCTCGCGCATGACCGCGGACACCGCGATCATCGAACAGATTGTCGGTACGACCGTTTCGGTCGCCCTGCGTAACGCGATCATGGCAATCGGCGGCGTGGCCTATCTTTTTGCTCTGGCGCCGACGCTGACTATCGGCCTGATCGTCGCGATTCCACTCGTGATCCTGCCGATTGCGACATTCGGACGGCGGTTGCGGGCGGTCTCGCGCACCAGCCAGGACCGTGTGGCCGATATCGGTGCGATGACCTCGGAAGTCTTCGGCGCCTTGCGCGTGGTCCAGGCATTCAACCAGGAAGGCCGCGAGATGGGCCGCTTCGGCGAGGCGGTCGAGCGTACTTTCGAAACCGGCAAGCGGCGCATCACCATCCGCGCGATCATGACCGCGGTCATCATGTTCCTCATCTTCGGATCGATCACGGTCATCATGTGGCGCGGCGCGGTCGGCGTTGCGGAAGGCACGATCACCGGCGGCACGATCGCGGCTTTCGTCGTCACCGCAGGCATTGTCGCGGGCGCCTTCGGTTCGCTGACCGAAGTCTATGGCGACCTCGTGCGCGGCGCGGGCGCGGCAAGCCGCCTGGCCGAACTGCTGGGTGAGCGTCCGGCGATCTCGCCTCCGGCACGGCCGCAGGCGATGCCCAGCCCGGCCCGCGGAAAACTTGCCTTCGAGAGCGTGACGTTCCGCTATCCCACCCGGCCCGAGCAGGCCGCGCTGAAGGATTTCAGCCTGACTGTCGATCCCGGTGAGACCGTGGCGATCGTCGGGCCTTCGGGCGCGGGCAAGTCGACCCTGTTCCAGCTGGCCGAGCGATTCTACGATCCGCAGAGCGGCTCCATCAAGATCGACGGCGTACAGCTGACATCGGCCGATCCTGCCGAAATCCGCCAGCGCATTGCGCTCGTGCCGCAGGAAGGCGTGCTCTTCGCCGCCAGCGCACGCGACAACTTGCGCTACGGCAATTGGGCCGCTGACGATGAGGCGATCTGGCAGGCAGCGCGCGCGGCCAATGCCGAGCAGTTCCTCAAGGATCTTCCCCAGGGCCTCGATACCTTCCTCGGTGAAGACGGCGCCCGTCTGTCCGGTGGCCAGCGCCAGCGCATCGCGATTGCCCGCGCGCTCCTGCGCGAGTCGCCGATCCTTCTGCTGGACGAGGCGACCAGCGCGCTCGACGCCGAAAGCGAGCGGTTGGTGCAGGATGCGCTCGACCGCCTGATGCAGAGCCGCACGACCCTAGTGATCGCGCATCGCCTCGCCACTGTGCGTCAAGCCGATCGGATCATCGTCATGGACGGTGGCCGCATCGTCGAGCAGGGCACGCACGACACGCTTTCGGCTGCAGGCGGGCTCTACGCACGGCTTGCCTCGCTACAATTCGACATGCGTCCCGACCAGCGTTCGACCCTGGACGCGTAA
- a CDS encoding murein L,D-transpeptidase catalytic domain-containing protein, translated as MVLKLGRREVIKGAIAAGAGIVLPGRALAVDAAASSLTPYERKIMDVASRQAERVGNKVWRTDLVGIADFAQPSWKPRLHFANIEAGTVRSFLLAHGKGSDPEHSGWLQRFSNTPGSEATSRGAFLTCEWYKGKYGTSIRLVGLDEDNSMALQRAIVMHPAWYVDQSMIDKWGKLGRSEGCFAMSNSNFNEALWHLSGGRLLYADRIGEDEAWAASPQFSEPEG; from the coding sequence ATGGTTTTGAAGCTCGGACGGCGAGAGGTTATCAAGGGTGCGATTGCGGCAGGCGCCGGAATTGTCTTGCCCGGACGCGCGCTCGCCGTCGACGCAGCGGCCTCCAGCCTGACGCCCTACGAACGCAAGATCATGGATGTCGCCTCCCGCCAGGCAGAGCGCGTCGGCAACAAGGTCTGGCGCACCGATCTGGTCGGGATCGCCGATTTCGCGCAGCCCTCGTGGAAGCCGCGCCTGCATTTCGCCAACATTGAGGCCGGAACCGTCCGCAGCTTCCTGCTCGCGCACGGCAAGGGCTCCGATCCGGAGCACAGCGGCTGGCTGCAGCGCTTTTCCAATACTCCCGGTTCCGAGGCGACCTCTCGCGGCGCCTTCCTCACCTGTGAATGGTACAAGGGCAAGTACGGCACATCGATCCGCCTCGTCGGGCTGGACGAGGACAACTCGATGGCGCTTCAGCGCGCCATCGTCATGCATCCGGCCTGGTACGTGGACCAGTCGATGATCGACAAGTGGGGCAAGCTGGGCCGCAGCGAAGGTTGCTTCGCGATGAGCAATTCGAACTTCAACGAAGCCCTCTGGCACCTTTCCGGCGGTCGCCTGCTCTACGCCGACCGCATCGGCGAAGACGAAGCCTGGGCGGCTTCCCCGCAATTTTCCGAGCCTGAAGGTTAA
- a CDS encoding M13 family metallopeptidase, producing the protein MPRILGRALASSAAISAFVFSLSAAPLSAADNPVAASDPAAADWGDFGVQTQWMEKDVKPGDDFDTFVNGKWVETTELPADRTRWGSFDELRELSSQRLHGIMDDLIASKPAPGSDAARVAAAYSAFMDTAAINAAGLKPARPYLEAIFAAKTPTDLMKLFASPGYASPLGVYVDADPKQSDVYALQAAITGLGLPDRDYYLKNDERSQEIRAKYLDYLAFVLGKAGYADPASAAKAVMSLEMRIAQADWDRAAARNRDLTYNKLSMGEFEAFGSDGLVRTFIDTVGAGKASYVIAAEIPPTAEELKDAKIDAAKAQTLFGGGLPAAIKLVDEVPVAVWQAWLAAHFLRDHASVLPSDIDDATFNFYGKTLTGQPEQRPRWKRGISAVEGMAGELLGKIYAGKYYPPENKAAMEDLVANLRKAMALNLHDLSWMGPATRKEAEAKLEAFTPKVGAPDTFKEYEGLTFTQNDPLGNMMAAGKWQNDFDMNRIGKAVDRAEWFMLPETVNAYYNPPFNEIVFPAAILQPPFFNLSADPAVNYGAIGGVIGHEMGHGFDDQGAKSDGSGNLRDWWTAKDKANFQKLQDKLEAQYNAFCPYDEGKTCVNGKLTMGENIGDLGGLSLAYRAYKLSLNGKEAPVIDGYTGDQRFFMAWAQVWRSKVREEQARQYLMTDPHSPPHYRINGIVRNFDEWYRAFDVKPDDKLYLPPDQRVRIW; encoded by the coding sequence ATGCCTCGAATTCTCGGCAGGGCGCTTGCGTCGAGCGCCGCCATTTCAGCCTTCGTATTCAGTCTTTCCGCTGCCCCGCTCAGCGCTGCCGACAATCCCGTCGCCGCCTCTGACCCGGCCGCAGCCGATTGGGGCGATTTCGGCGTCCAGACCCAATGGATGGAAAAGGACGTAAAGCCGGGCGACGACTTCGACACTTTCGTCAATGGCAAATGGGTCGAGACGACCGAACTGCCGGCCGACCGCACCCGCTGGGGCTCGTTCGACGAACTGCGTGAACTGTCCAGCCAGCGCCTGCACGGCATCATGGATGACCTGATCGCTTCGAAGCCGGCGCCGGGCAGCGATGCCGCGCGGGTTGCTGCCGCCTATTCGGCCTTCATGGACACCGCCGCGATCAACGCAGCCGGGCTCAAGCCGGCGCGTCCCTATCTCGAAGCGATTTTCGCTGCGAAGACGCCGACCGACCTGATGAAGCTTTTCGCCTCGCCGGGATATGCTTCGCCGCTGGGCGTCTATGTCGATGCCGACCCCAAGCAGAGCGACGTTTATGCCCTGCAGGCCGCGATCACAGGGCTGGGCCTGCCGGACCGCGACTATTACCTCAAGAACGATGAGCGCTCGCAGGAAATCCGCGCCAAGTATCTCGATTACCTGGCTTTCGTGCTTGGCAAGGCAGGCTATGCCGATCCGGCTTCGGCTGCCAAGGCGGTGATGTCGCTGGAAATGCGCATCGCCCAGGCCGACTGGGACCGCGCCGCTGCGCGCAACCGCGATCTCACCTACAACAAGCTGTCGATGGGTGAGTTCGAGGCCTTCGGTTCCGATGGCCTCGTGCGCACTTTCATCGATACCGTGGGCGCGGGCAAGGCGAGCTACGTCATCGCAGCCGAGATCCCGCCGACGGCAGAGGAGCTGAAAGACGCCAAGATCGATGCGGCGAAGGCCCAGACCCTGTTCGGCGGCGGGCTCCCGGCCGCGATCAAGCTGGTCGACGAAGTGCCGGTCGCGGTCTGGCAGGCATGGCTGGCGGCGCATTTCCTGCGCGATCACGCATCGGTCCTGCCCAGCGACATCGACGATGCGACTTTCAATTTCTACGGCAAGACCCTGACCGGTCAGCCCGAGCAGCGCCCCCGCTGGAAGCGCGGCATCAGCGCGGTCGAGGGGATGGCTGGCGAACTGCTCGGCAAGATCTACGCCGGGAAATATTATCCGCCCGAGAACAAGGCGGCGATGGAGGATCTCGTCGCCAATCTGCGCAAGGCGATGGCGCTCAACCTCCATGACCTTTCGTGGATGGGGCCGGCAACCCGCAAGGAAGCCGAGGCCAAGCTGGAGGCTTTCACGCCCAAGGTCGGCGCGCCCGATACCTTCAAGGAATACGAGGGCCTGACTTTCACGCAGAACGATCCGCTGGGCAACATGATGGCCGCGGGCAAGTGGCAGAACGACTTCGACATGAACCGCATCGGCAAGGCTGTCGACCGGGCAGAATGGTTCATGCTGCCCGAGACCGTGAACGCCTACTACAATCCGCCCTTCAACGAGATCGTCTTCCCGGCCGCGATCCTGCAGCCGCCATTCTTCAACCTATCGGCCGACCCTGCGGTCAATTACGGCGCGATCGGCGGCGTGATCGGCCACGAGATGGGCCACGGCTTTGATGACCAGGGTGCCAAGTCAGACGGATCGGGCAACCTGCGCGACTGGTGGACGGCCAAGGACAAGGCCAATTTCCAGAAGCTGCAGGACAAGCTCGAGGCGCAGTACAACGCCTTCTGCCCTTACGACGAGGGCAAGACTTGCGTGAACGGCAAGCTGACGATGGGCGAGAACATCGGCGACCTGGGCGGCCTCAGCCTCGCCTACCGTGCCTACAAGCTCTCGCTGAACGGCAAGGAAGCGCCGGTAATCGACGGCTATACCGGCGACCAGCGCTTCTTCATGGCCTGGGCGCAGGTGTGGCGTTCGAAAGTGCGCGAGGAGCAGGCGCGTCAGTACCTGATGACCGACCCGCATTCGCCGCCGCACTACCGCATCAACGGCATCGTCCGCAATTTCGACGAATGGTACAGGGCTTTCGACGTCAAGCCGGATGACAAGCTCTATCTGCCGCCCGATCAGCGCGTGCGGATCTGGTGA